TCTATTTTGAAGCTGCATTAAACTAAAATTTAAAATCTCATTGTGATCAAAAATCAAATTCGGAATTTCGTTGATTTTGCACCATTTTGCTTCTCTTACAGCAAGACTCGCTTTTATATTATGATCTTCCTGATTGACCAAAGCATAATAGCCAATTGTTATAACCCGACGATCTAAGACCCGATTTGGATTAGTAAACGCTTTAAGCTGTTCCAGATAAATATTATCAAGACTGGTCAGTTCATACAAAACTCTGTGTGCAGCATCCTCGGCACTTTCTTCTTTTTTGATCCAGCCTCCTGGTAATCCCCAACTTCCTTCACTTTCTCCTATAGCATGTTGTACCAAAAGCACTTCGAGACCTTCTTTTTTAAATCCGAATATTACGCAATCAACCGTTACACCTTCAATGGCAGGCATGTTAGTTTGCGATGCAGTTTTGTTATCAGGTATAGAATTATTTTTCAACGATGCTGTTTTTTACTTTTATAGTGTTTTAAAATTCAAAGTTAAAATCTTTTTCAGGACAACTCAATGTTATTTTTCAGATTCAGACGTTTCTTTTTCTTCCGGTTTGTCAGTATGTTCTTTTTTAAAAGTATCGTACCATTTTTCGATAGAAGGATAGACAAAAGCAGCCACTTTTTTTACGGGATTATAAAAAATGGATTTGTTTAAAGTTTCTTGCTTGGCAAAAGTATTATTGAAGTTTATTTTTTCGAATAAAGCAATAAAAATGCTCAGAATCAAAATGGTTTTTAAAACTCTGAAAAATCCGCCGCCCAATTTATTCATCCAGCCCAGCATGGCAAAATCGGCAATTCCGGTTAATATTTTAGCCAGGAAATAAACACCAATTACAACAAGTATAAAAGTCAGTATAAAAGCCGTAATCTGAATATTGACAGGATTCCATGAAACATGTTTTGAAATCATGCCAGTCATTAAAGAAGAAAATTTAATCGCCAGATAAATTCCAAGTAATAAAGAAATAAAAGAGGCAACTTCTACAAAAAGGCCATTTTTAACTCCTTTGTATAAACTATAAACGAAAAGTGCGGCAACGATAATGTCAAAAAAACTCATGGTTTGGTTTTATGTTTAATGAGGCGCAAATATATATCTTTTTTTAGGTTCGGAGGTTCAGAGTTGCAAAGGCTCAAAGTTTCTTTTCGGGAGATTATAAATCTATCTTTAATGTGTTTAATTTTTTTAAGCACAATGAATCTGAACTATGTATCTTTGCAAATCAAATTTTAGAATTAAGATTGTGATTCTGCCCCCCTCAGAATTGATTTTTAAATCAACAATCTTAAATCTATAATCAAAAATCATAAATTAAAATGTCTAGAGATACACAACTAAAAGAGCGCTGGGAAAAGCTCGTCGATATACTTTCAAATCAATTTTCGCAAGGAGAAGATTTAGATTTGGATGCCATAATTTACCTAATTGGAGTTCAGGAATTTGGAAAAGTGCACCGCGAATTCAAAAAAGATGAGAAACTGAATCTGATGCATATTGCAATTTGCCGATTATTGGAGCCATACGGTTTTTACGAATTTGAGTACTTTGATGAAGACGGATGGCCACATTATAAAGTAAAAGAACAATTGCCATCTTTGAAAGCCGGTGAGCAATCGGTTTTAATGAAAGAAGCAATTGTAAGTTATTTTTTAGAAAGAAAACTTATAGAGTAGTTTTTCGTTGCAGTCTCAGTTTTCAGCAGAATGAATTAAAAACTGAAAACTTCAACTGTATACTTTCAAATAAAAATTTTGCAAAGATGTGTAGATATGCAATGACTTCCTATAAACCTCATTATGCTTGTTTTAATTGTCGAAAAACATTTAAAAGAAGACTTAAGGGGGATATAAAAGATGGTGCAGAATTAAATTATGAAGCCAAATGTCCTGAATGTGGTGAGTTAACGGCAAATATGGGACTTGATTTTGAATCTCCAAAAAAGGATGATGTAAAAAAATGGGAACATATTAAAAATTTATATGCCGTTGGAATTACATTCCATTCTTGTGGTTGCAGTGGTCCTGGTTATATTCCTAATTCAAAAGAAAAGTTAATCGAATATTTTGAAGGACTAAAAGAAACTTATCTTAAAAATATGGATTTTTGGCGTACAAGAATAGAACCATCTAATAATAGGGAAAGAGATCGTGATTGGACTAAAAATGGAATTGAGTTAGCAAGTGTAGGATCCAGATATGGAAAAGAAATTGTTAAAAATCAGGATGGTATAAATTATTGGCATAAAAAAATCACTGAAGTTGAAACTAAATTAAATAGGATAAAATAATTTCAAATACATAGTTTATAAGATACAATTCGATCTGAAAAATTTAATGATTTTGTTGAGTTGATCTATAAATAAAAGCCCTTTTTTTGTTCTTTTACAAATAGTAATTTGAAGGAACTCTTAGTTACAAAGGAAACTTTCAACTTTAAATATTAAACTTGAAACAAATTACTTAAATTTGTATTCACAAGAACTGAATGAAAATGATAGACAAGATAAAAGAACATATAGAGGAAGCCAAAGCCTTTAATGATAAAAATAAAGAATCTTTAGAACAATTCCGTATTAAATATTTAGGTAGTAGAGGCTTAGTAAGAGAACTTTTTAATGAGTTTAAAAATATTCCAAACGACCAGAAAAAAGATTTTGGAGTTGTAATGAATACCTTAAAAGCTGCTGCTGAAGAGAAAGTAAGAGTTATTCAGGAAGAACTTGAAAGCAAGGAAGAGAAAAAAGGAGTTTTTGGCGATTTGACACGTGCAGCTGAACCGGTAATTATTGGTTCTCGTCATCCTATTTCAATTGTTAAAAATCAAATTATAGATATTTTTGCCAATATTGGATTCAATGTTTCTGAAGGTCCGGAAATTGAAGACGACTGGCATAACTTTACAGCATTAAACTTACCGGAATATCATCCGGCACGTGATATGCAGGATACGTTTTTCATTCAGACAAATCCTGATGTGTTATTGCGTACACATACATCATCTGTTCAGGTACGTTATATGGAAAACCATAAACCGCCAATTCGTACTATTTCTCCGGGACGTGTTTTCCGTAATGAAGCCATTTCATCTCGTTCGCACTGTATTTTCCATCAGGTAGAAGGATTGTATATTGATAAAGATGTTTCTTTTGCTGATTTGAAACAAACATTGCTTTATTTTACTAAAGAAATGTTCGGAAAATCAAAGATTCGTCTTCGTCCGTCTTATTTCCCGTTTACAGAACCAAGTGCTGAGATTGATATCTATTGGGGATTAAAAACCGAAACTGATTATCGTATTACAAAAGGTACAGGATGGTTAGAAATTGGAGGTTGCGGAATGGTAGATCCAAATGTTCTTAAAAATTGTGATATCAATCCGGATGAATACAACGGATTTGCTTTTGGAATGGGAGTAGAGCGTATTGCGATGCTTTTATACCAAATTGGTGATATTCGTATGTTTTATGAAAATGATGTTCGTTTCTTAGAGCAATTCAAAGCAAATATATAATTTAAGTCAAATAGTCATAAAGTCGAAAGTCGAAAGTCCTAAAATAATGGCTTTTGGCTTTCGACTTTATGACTTTCGACTTTTAAACTTTTGATTAATATGAAAAAAGATATAGTAATTCCAGAAGTCGAAAACGTATTTCTTGCTGCAGTGCAGGAATGGAGCGATGATTTTATGGAAAAAGTATGGTATGCTTACCTTGTTAATGACAGCGATTTTAATCTTGACAGCGTTATGGTAGTTTCAAAAGCGTTTGGAACAATTGATGGTGAAATGAAAAAAACGTCAATTCTTCGTCACGCATTTGTTGAGGTTCCTGCCGTTTCTGTAGTAAAAATCGAAATGATTGAGAAAAGTCTTTTGGTTATGAATAATGAATTTATGGTGACATTCTTTATTGGAAACACTTTATACGACAAGAAATTTACTTTCAAATCTAATTTAATCAACGAAAATGATACTGAAGAAGTGCCAATTTTGTTTGTTGAAGGGATTATGGTGAAGTAGTTTTTTAGAGAATAGATTATAGAAAATAGAATAAAGAAGAAAGAGTCAAGACGAAATTTAATTAGTC
The sequence above is drawn from the Flavobacterium sp. N2038 genome and encodes:
- a CDS encoding NUDIX hydrolase; protein product: MPAIEGVTVDCVIFGFKKEGLEVLLVQHAIGESEGSWGLPGGWIKKEESAEDAAHRVLYELTSLDNIYLEQLKAFTNPNRVLDRRVITIGYYALVNQEDHNIKASLAVREAKWCKINEIPNLIFDHNEILNFSLMQLQNRVRQAPIGFNLLPEKFTLLQLMHLYEEILGIELDKSNFRRKILHMKLLLELDEKQQDVSHRAAKLYKFDAEIYKKLTEKGFNFEF
- a CDS encoding CvpA family protein, with the translated sequence MSFFDIIVAALFVYSLYKGVKNGLFVEVASFISLLLGIYLAIKFSSLMTGMISKHVSWNPVNIQITAFILTFILVVIGVYFLAKILTGIADFAMLGWMNKLGGGFFRVLKTILILSIFIALFEKINFNNTFAKQETLNKSIFYNPVKKVAAFVYPSIEKWYDTFKKEHTDKPEEKETSESEK
- the pheS gene encoding phenylalanine--tRNA ligase subunit alpha, with translation MIDKIKEHIEEAKAFNDKNKESLEQFRIKYLGSRGLVRELFNEFKNIPNDQKKDFGVVMNTLKAAAEEKVRVIQEELESKEEKKGVFGDLTRAAEPVIIGSRHPISIVKNQIIDIFANIGFNVSEGPEIEDDWHNFTALNLPEYHPARDMQDTFFIQTNPDVLLRTHTSSVQVRYMENHKPPIRTISPGRVFRNEAISSRSHCIFHQVEGLYIDKDVSFADLKQTLLYFTKEMFGKSKIRLRPSYFPFTEPSAEIDIYWGLKTETDYRITKGTGWLEIGGCGMVDPNVLKNCDINPDEYNGFAFGMGVERIAMLLYQIGDIRMFYENDVRFLEQFKANI